In Osmia bicornis bicornis chromosome 10, iOsmBic2.1, whole genome shotgun sequence, one genomic interval encodes:
- the LOC114876311 gene encoding uncharacterized protein LOC114876311: MASIGRGRGWLQHDKSPLPKPGKLTCPEDVNHADIVNLINQVNDENLTEKVDEIIKLVNDEMNEQNFKDIHEKLYKHALNDKEFSLKLWEVYNSSMFKTTCDSENRSLYSHLVTSFQVDYERRKDLREENITQFHNAICLFATFLSSRKFILAKTFLSALLDYMEMLVDTASADDIKIFAELVIICGQYYHGSFKEEMGNLMITVREKLIRDNLSVTSRGILLYVIDLESRNFNPLPKSLQEFYKSQLESNFKEGDNNVIIKSLTEMEDVVEHNSSKNNSNHQKQDRKLVKNRSLRAIRGSGDCRYKQTNNMKQEK, from the exons ATGGCGTCAattggtcgtggtcgtggatGGTTACAGCATGACAAAAGCCCATTGCCTAAACCAGGAAAATTGACATGTCCCGAGGATGTTAATCATGCTGATATCGTTAACCTAATTAACCAGGTTAACGACGAGAATTTGACGGAAAAAGTagatgaaattataaaattggtCAATGATGAAATGAACGAACAAAATTTTAA GGACATACACGAAAAACTTTATAAACATGCTTTAAATGATAAGGAGTTTAGTTTGAAATTGTGGGAGGTATATAATAGCTCTATGTTCAAAACCACGTGTGATTCTGAAAACAGAAGTTTATATTCCCATTTAGTAACGTCTTTTCAAGTTGATTATGAAA gAAGAAAAGATTTAAGGGAAGAGAATATAACACAATTTCATAATGCTATTTGTCTATTTGCGACATTTTTAAGTTCTAGGAAATTTATTCTGGCAAAAACATTTTTGTCGGCCTTATTGGATTACATGGAAATGCTAGTGGACACAGCTTCTGCTGATGATATCAAAATCTTTGCAGAATTA GTAATTATATGTGGACAATATTATCACGGTTCTTTTAAAGAAGAAATGGGTAACTTAATGATTACTGTAAGGGAAAAATTAATCAGAGACAATTTATCTGTTACATCTCGtggaattttattatatgtaatagATCTAGAAAGTAGGAATTTTAATCCACTTCCTAAAAGTCTAcaggaattttataaatctcAGTTGGAAAGTAATTTTAAAGAAGGGGATAATAATGTGATAATTAAATCTTTAACAGAAATGGAAGATG TTGTAGAGCATAATTCTTCAAAGAATAACTCAAATCATCAGAAGCAAGATCGTAAGCTTGTAAAAAATCGAAGTTTAAGGGCAATTCGAGGTTCTGGTGATTGCAGATATAAACAGACTAATAATatgaaacaagaaaaataa
- the LOC114876308 gene encoding uncharacterized protein LOC114876308 — protein MACNDIQKMEVINLATKYQQSYYELLPNWFEYDSTNYEYIRHQVGYALFGHSQIINQGNGTSPQVPTGSNDDTFGGIVYDKKSCKVIDKIYQQIIQYGRKDKNSPIYTGIIYNIIMIHQKPQKEIKETDEKKEIRNMHSLPVFKIQNDKDNVWYIDNEGRIYKNWKDYLTNNTLPKCTMILPKDGIYQCDPNCKVSEYSSTVWIETLDSPACATKRSVLSALDIAANTISLSAGIGLGVATFVTPAGPALITAGLIVNGISGTWNIARSSQKLIDFSKHKQSINPISRNAFPAWLGMSSSVLAIGTSGGAMLLSRAARTAAQGKSISTAVKLAHDSMVVSSLTVHGVGIAYDGYCLIDKYQEEKKIDLADITIFVSHVLFFSNTVINAKLANQMIRTWKGTIFEKFKNILRINRLKEECNKIVRMKNPNVQKKSEGIIYGLRKVISSEEFLNSLSRTSWSPNSYIHYQNDKIVLNNMKLLDPMVFIGHVLTIGSVGLNLIQSGILEDIQGTDEVFMKLKRVLGRLLNRFYPDKVTSEQSLDVNNFDELLTEMKHVTNAKDILIKIFKISTIVISRCNSPDQFFNEMIYFLWSYCKVTLKEHISETGCKIKNNGSWVCNLLHNIVTCMHDYIDTLGDDLFAAFYTYILNRERTQMYNYNE, from the exons ATGGCTTGCAATGATATACAGAAG ATGGAAGTAATAAACCTTGCTACAAAGTACCAACAAAGTTATTATGAACTTCTCCCCAATTGGTTTGAATATGATTCTACTAATTATGAATATATAAGACATCAAGTTGGATATGCTCTTTTTGGCCATTctcaaataataaatcaagGTAATGGTACTTCTCCTCAAGTTCCTACTGGAAGTAACGATGATACATTTGGTGGAATTGTATATGATAAAAAATCATGTAAAGTTATCGACAAGATATACCAACAAATAATTCAGTATGGAAGGAAAGATAAAAATAGCCCTATTTATACTggaattatatataatataataatgatacATCAGAAGCCacaaaaggaaataaaagagacagatgagaagaaagaaatcaGAAACATGCATTCCTTACCAGTGTTTAAGATTCAAAATGATAAGGATAATGTATGGTATATAGATAATGAAGgtagaatatataaaaattggaaGGACTATTTGACTAACAATACGTTACCCAAGTGTACTATGATTTTACCCAAAGATGGAATCTATCAGTGTGATCCAAACTGTAAAGTAAGCGAATATTCTTCAACTGTATGGATTGAAACATTGGATTCACCTGCTTGCGCAACTAAACGTTCAGTTCTTTCTGCTCTTGATATTGCTGCGAACACCATATCTTTAAGTGCTGGTATCGGATTGGGTGTTGCTACTTTTGTTACACCTGCTGGACCTGCATTGATAACTGCAG GTCTTATCGTTAATGGCATAAGTGGTACATGGAATATCGCTAGAAGCTCGCAAAAATTAATAGACTTTTCTAAACACAAACAATCTATTAATCCTATAAGTAGAAATGCGTTTCCTGCGTGGCTTGGAATGAGCAGCTCGGTTTTGGCAATAGGAACCAGCGGAGGAGCGATGCTTCTATCCAGAGCTGCTAGAACTGCTGCACAAGGCAAGAGTATAAGTACAGCGGTTAAATTGGCACACGATTCAATGGTAGTAAGCAGTTTAACTGTCCATGGGGTCGGCATAGCGTACGATGGATATTGTTTAATCGACAAATAtcaagaggaaaagaaaattgatttgGCTGATATAACTATCTTTGTTTCTCATGTATTGTTCTTTAGTAATACCGTGATTAACGCTAAATTAGCTAATCAGATGATAAGAACATGGAAGGGTACCATTTTTGAGAAGTTTAAGAATATTTTACGTATCAATCGTCTTAAGGAGGAATGCAATAAGATAGTAAGAATGAAGAACCCAAATGTACAAAAGAAATCAGAGGGTATTATATATGGATTGAGAAAAGTTATCAGCTcagaagaatttttaaacagTCTGAGCAGGACAAGCTGGAGTCCTAATTCCTATATACACTATCAGAATGATAAAATTGTTCTGAAcaatatgaaattattagacCCTATGGTGTTCATTGGACACGTGTTGACGATCGGTTCGGTAGGATTAAACTTAATACAATCAGGTATATTGGAAGATATTCAAGGCACTGATGAAGTATTCATGAAACTAAAACGCGTCCTAGGGCGATTATTAAACAGATTCTATCCAGATAAAGTTACTTCGGAACAGTCGctcgacgttaataattttgaCGAGCTGCTAACAGAAATGAAACATGTGACAAATGCGAAAGATATTTTAATCAAGATCTTTAAAATCTCAACAATTGTAATAAGTCGTTGCAACAGCCCTGAccaatttttcaatgaaatgaTTTACTTTCTATGGTCATATTGTAAAGTAACTTTAAAAGAACACATCTCAGAGACTGGCTGCAAGATTAAGAATAACGGAAGCTGGGTATGCAACCTATTACACAATATAGTTACATGTATGCACGATTACATCGATACGTTAGGCGACGATTTATTTGCAGCCTTTTATACGTACATATTAAACCGTGAAAGAACGCaaatgtataattataatGAATAG